TCTTTCGCGTAAATATTTCTATGAATTTTTTTCAAAAGCTTTTAATTTTATCAATGAAAAAGAGTTTAAAATTTGGCATGAACAAGTTTTAGTTTTAGCTCAAAGTCCTTTGGATGATAGTTTAAAGTCTGATTTTGAAAAACTTAGTGCATGTGATTTTGTAAGTTTTAAAGAAGAACAAAATGCGGTATTTTTTGATTTTTCTTATGTGAATGTGCCTATTAGCGCTTCTTTTTATGATGAGGGTAGAGATGATGGTAAAATGAAGCTTCAAGCTTGTGAAATCATTAGAAAAACCAAATTTAGAAAAAAAGAAGATTGCAGACAAAGCGAAGATGAATTTGGCTTTTTGTTTGCTTTTATGGCAAGTATTATTGAGCATGATTTAAAAGTTGCACAGCAATTATTTCGTTTTGTGATAAACCCTGTAATAGATGAGTTTATAGAAAAATTACAAATCCATAAAAACTCAAATTTTTACATTGCTATTGCTAATATTATGAAAGTCTTTTTTACAAACGAAAGAGCTTATTTAGAAGTACAAGCGCCTATGAGAAAGGAAGGTAAAAGTATAGCAGATGAGGCTTTGCAAAGACTTCCTTACGAACCAAGACTTCCTACCAAATTTAGTAAAACAAATATAGAAGAACTTAGTAAATTATAAAAATAAATATATATTTTGTTACCAAAATACATATTATCAAAATCATCTTTTTATGAAAATAGAATTTAAATAAAATCTTAAGTGAAAATATGCAAAAGTTATAATGTTTAAGTGTGTAAATACTTTGAAAATAAGTATTTATAGTTATTCTTTACTTTTATTTCAAAGGAGAGAACATGGAGGCCAATCAAAGAAGGGATTTTTTAAAAAAATCTTTGAAAATTGGTGCTTTAGGGGTAGTAGCTGGAGCGAGCGTTAATGCTTTAGCTAAAGATGATTACCAAGAGCAAAATACTGTAGTTTTAGGAAAAAGCACTAAAAAAGAAGTGCTTTATAAAAAAACTATGCATTGGGAAAAATATTACAAAATAGCTTACTAATTAAGAAAGGAAGAAGATGGCATTAGCAAGAAGAAATTTTCTTAAGCTTGCTGGTATTGCTGGTCTTGGAAGTGCGGCTTTTGGTAGTGAAAACAAAGCTATTAGAGCTGCAAGTGAACAAGAGGTAGCAAATCCTTATCCAGATTCTAAGATTGTTAGAACAATCTGTAGTATCTGTAGTGCAGGCTGTGGAATTAAAGCAGAAGTGCAAGATGGAGTTTGGGTGCGTCAAGAAAACGCTATAGAACATCCTATTTCTCAAGGATCACACTGCTGTAAAGGGATAGATCAAATCGATCTTACTAAATCAAAACAGCGTATTAAATATCCTATGAAAAAAGAAAATGGCAAATGGATACGTTTAACTTGGGAGCAAGCTATCAATGAAATTGGTGATAAAATGCTTGAAATCCGTAAAGAAAATGGACCTGATAGCGTTATGTTCTTAGGTTCAGCTAAATTTAATAACCAACAAGCTTATTATTTTAGAAAATTTGCAGCATTTTGGGGTACTAACAATATAGATCACGTTGCTAGAATTTGACACAGCGCAACAGTCGCCGGTGTGGCGAATACATGGGGTTATGGCGCTATGACAAATCATTTTGGTGATGTGACTAAACACTCAAAAATGATGATTATTTTTGGTGCAAATACTGCTGTGGCTAATCCTATTGGATTTAAACACTTATTGCAAGCAAAAGATCGTAATAATGCTAAATTGGTAGTTGTAGATCCTGTTTTTACAAAAACTGCAGTACATGCTGATGAATACGTAAGAATTCGTCCGGGTACAGATATAGCTTTAGTTTATGGCATGCTACATTTGATCTTCAAAAACGGTTGGGAAGATAAAGAATTAATCAAAACTAGAACTTATGGGGTTGAAGAAATAAAAGCAGAAGCTGCTAAATGGACTCCTGAGGTTGTAGAAGATGTAACAGGTGTTCCAGTTGCTCAACTTGAAAAAATCACAAGAATGCTAGCTACAATCAAACCTGCTACGCTATTTTGGGCTTTAGGTATTACTCAACACTCAGTAGGTAGTTCTAATACAAGAATTCTAGCTATCTTGCAACTTGTTCTTGGTAACATAGGCAAACCAGGTGCAGGAACAAATATCATCAGAGGACATGATAATGTTCAAGGTGCTACTGATATGGGTTGTTTGGCTGATACTTTACCAGCTTATTATGGGCTTGATGATAATGCTTGGAATCATTTTTCTAATGTATGGAATGTTGAAAGAGAGTATTTAAATTCGAGATTTTATTCTAAAGAATGGATGCATGAAAAAGGCTTTTCACTAGCAAAATGGTGGCAAGGCGTTTTACATGAAGAAAAAACTTATTCTAACTCACCTATACGCGTACTTTGGGTGCAAGGAACAGGTATTACTTCTATGGCGCATACGGTAAAAATTCAAGAAGCACTTAAAAAACTTGATATGATCGTAATTGCTGAGCCTTTTGTAAATGAAGTAGCAGTTTTAGCAGATCGTCCAGATGGTATTTATATCATCCCAGCTTGTACTCAATTTGAAACAGAAGGTTATGTAACAGCGACTAACCGTGCTATGCAATGGCGTTCTCAAGTAGTAAAACCAATTTATGAAAGTAAAGAAGATCAAGAGATTATGTTTGCTTTTGCTAAAAAATTTGGTTTTTATAAAGAATACACTCGTGGTATGAAAATGGAATTAAAAGATCATAAACTTGTACAAACAAGAGATGATAGTGATGATAATTTTGTATGGCCTGATGATGCTACAAGAGAAATGAGTAATGGTCTTTTAAGTATAGGCTTAAGAGGTATTTCAGCTGAACGTCTAAGAAAACACCAACAAAATTGGGAACATTTTGATCCTGATACCCAAAGAGGTATTGGCGGTGAAGTTAAAGGCGAATATTATGGTTTACCTTGGCCTTGCTGGGATAAACAACACCCAGGTACCTCTATTATGTGGAATACAGATATTCCTTATGAAGAAGGTGGTATGGGCTTTAGAAATCGCTTTGGTTTAGAGCATGATGGACATTCTCAATTAGCAGATGAAGCCTTTACTCCAAAAGGATGTAAAGTTAAAGGTGGCTACCCACAAATTACTAAAGAAAATATCGAAAAAGTGTTTAATATCAAACTAAGCGATAAAGAAAAAGAATTAATGGGTGCTAGCTGGAGCACAGATATTTCAGGTATTATCTTAGAAAAATGTAGAGAAAAGAGTGCTTGCTGTTTAGGTAATGCAAGAGCGAGAATGAAAGTTTGGGAATTTGCTGATCCTATTCCACTACATAGAGAGCCTATTCACTCGCCTCGTTGGGATTTGGTTAAAAAATATCCTACTTGGGGTGATCAAGAGAAAAACTTTAGGGTTGAGAGTAAATTTATTAGCGAGCAACAAAAAACAGATTGGAGCAAAGAGTTTCCAACTATTATTTCAAGTATGCGTTTAGTAAATTTAAGTGGTGCGGGTATGCTTGAGCGAACTAGTAAATATCTTGCTGCAATTACACCTGAGATGTTTGCTAATGTGCATCCTGAACTTGCTTTAAAATATGGCATAAATGA
This genomic stretch from Campylobacter lari subsp. concheus harbors:
- a CDS encoding TorD/DmsD family molecular chaperone codes for the protein MIQDIDLSRKYFYEFFSKAFNFINEKEFKIWHEQVLVLAQSPLDDSLKSDFEKLSACDFVSFKEEQNAVFFDFSYVNVPISASFYDEGRDDGKMKLQACEIIRKTKFRKKEDCRQSEDEFGFLFAFMASIIEHDLKVAQQLFRFVINPVIDEFIEKLQIHKNSNFYIAIANIMKVFFTNERAYLEVQAPMRKEGKSIADEALQRLPYEPRLPTKFSKTNIEELSKL
- a CDS encoding twin-arginine translocation signal domain-containing protein, producing MEANQRRDFLKKSLKIGALGVVAGASVNALAKDDYQEQNTVVLGKSTKKEVLYKKTMHWEKYYKIAY
- a CDS encoding formate dehydrogenase subunit alpha — translated: MALARRNFLKLAGIAGLGSAAFGSENKAIRAASEQEVANPYPDSKIVRTICSICSAGCGIKAEVQDGVWVRQENAIEHPISQGSHCCKGIDQIDLTKSKQRIKYPMKKENGKWIRLTWEQAINEIGDKMLEIRKENGPDSVMFLGSAKFNNQQAYYFRKFAAFWGTNNIDHVARIUHSATVAGVANTWGYGAMTNHFGDVTKHSKMMIIFGANTAVANPIGFKHLLQAKDRNNAKLVVVDPVFTKTAVHADEYVRIRPGTDIALVYGMLHLIFKNGWEDKELIKTRTYGVEEIKAEAAKWTPEVVEDVTGVPVAQLEKITRMLATIKPATLFWALGITQHSVGSSNTRILAILQLVLGNIGKPGAGTNIIRGHDNVQGATDMGCLADTLPAYYGLDDNAWNHFSNVWNVEREYLNSRFYSKEWMHEKGFSLAKWWQGVLHEEKTYSNSPIRVLWVQGTGITSMAHTVKIQEALKKLDMIVIAEPFVNEVAVLADRPDGIYIIPACTQFETEGYVTATNRAMQWRSQVVKPIYESKEDQEIMFAFAKKFGFYKEYTRGMKMELKDHKLVQTRDDSDDNFVWPDDATREMSNGLLSIGLRGISAERLRKHQQNWEHFDPDTQRGIGGEVKGEYYGLPWPCWDKQHPGTSIMWNTDIPYEEGGMGFRNRFGLEHDGHSQLADEAFTPKGCKVKGGYPQITKENIEKVFNIKLSDKEKELMGASWSTDISGIILEKCREKSACCLGNARARMKVWEFADPIPLHREPIHSPRWDLVKKYPTWGDQEKNFRVESKFISEQQKTDWSKEFPTIISSMRLVNLSGAGMLERTSKYLAAITPEMFANVHPELALKYGINDGDMMWIHSPQGTKIKVKCVHNHSVTPDRICLPYNFAGIMQGVDLSYNYPEGTKPYTIGESSNTVTNYGFDINTQISEFNAGLCRLEKA